The following are encoded together in the Triticum dicoccoides isolate Atlit2015 ecotype Zavitan chromosome 6B, WEW_v2.0, whole genome shotgun sequence genome:
- the LOC119326288 gene encoding serine/arginine-rich splicing factor RS41-like isoform X1: MRPIFCGNLEYDARQSEIERLFGKYGRVERVDMKTGFAFVYMEDERDAEDAIHRLDRTDFGRKARRLRVEWTKEDRSGGRKGNGKRSPSSAKPTKTLFVINFDPINTRTRDLEKHFDLYGKIVNIRIRRNFAFVQYETQEDATKALDGTNGSTVMDRVISVEYALRDDDEKRNGYSPDRRGGRDRSPDRRDNRGRSASPYGRGRERGSPDYGRGRERGSPDYGKGGARDSPDYVRGGSPYGGKGDDRASPKYDRERREASPAYDRRRSRSPARSPAREDRD, from the exons ATGAGGCCAATTTTCTGCGGGAACCTTGAATATGATGCCCGCCAGTCTGAAATCGAGCGTCTTTTCGGCAAATATGGAAGAGTGGAGCGAGTTGACATGAAGACAG GATTTGCGTTTGTCTACATGGAAGATGAACGTGATGCTGAAGATGCTATCCATAGACTTGACAGAACTGACTTTGGTAGAAAAGCGAGGAGACTGAGAGTCGAATGGACAAAG GAGGATCGCAGTGGTGGTCGGAAAGGAAATGGGAAGAGATCTCCAAGCAGCGCGAAACCAACCAAAACCTTGTTTGTGATTAACTTTGATCCGATCAACACAAGGACAAGAGATCTGGAGAAGCACTTTGATCTGTATGGCAAGATTGTAAATATCAGAATCAGAAGGAACTTTGCATTTGTCCAGTATGAAACACAGGAGGATGCTACTAAAGCTCTGGACGGTACCAATGGAAG CACTGTGATGGACAGGGTCATCTCTGTTGAGTATGCACTTCGTGACGATGATGAAAAAAGGAACGGGTACAGTCCAGACAGGAGAGGAGGCCGTGATAGATCTCCTGACAGAAGGGACAACCGTGGTAGGTCGGCAAGTCCTTATGGCAGAGggcgagaaaggggcagcccagacTATGGCAGGGGCAGGGAGAGGGGCAGCCCGGACTATGGCAAGGGTGGTGCCAGAGATAGCCCTGACTATGTCCGTGGTGGAAGCCCATACGGCGGCAAAGGGGATGACAGGGCTAGCCCCAAGTATGACCGTGAACGCCGTGAAGCCAGTCCTGCCTATGACAGGCGCCGCAG CCGCTCGCCTGCAAGGTCGCCTGcaagggaagatagggactga
- the LOC119326288 gene encoding serine/arginine-rich splicing factor RS41-like isoform X2 yields MEDERDAEDAIHRLDRTDFGRKARRLRVEWTKEDRSGGRKGNGKRSPSSAKPTKTLFVINFDPINTRTRDLEKHFDLYGKIVNIRIRRNFAFVQYETQEDATKALDGTNGSTVMDRVISVEYALRDDDEKRNGYSPDRRGGRDRSPDRRDNRGRSASPYGRGRERGSPDYGRGRERGSPDYGKGGARDSPDYVRGGSPYGGKGDDRASPKYDRERREASPAYDRRRSRSPARSPAREDRD; encoded by the exons ATGGAAGATGAACGTGATGCTGAAGATGCTATCCATAGACTTGACAGAACTGACTTTGGTAGAAAAGCGAGGAGACTGAGAGTCGAATGGACAAAG GAGGATCGCAGTGGTGGTCGGAAAGGAAATGGGAAGAGATCTCCAAGCAGCGCGAAACCAACCAAAACCTTGTTTGTGATTAACTTTGATCCGATCAACACAAGGACAAGAGATCTGGAGAAGCACTTTGATCTGTATGGCAAGATTGTAAATATCAGAATCAGAAGGAACTTTGCATTTGTCCAGTATGAAACACAGGAGGATGCTACTAAAGCTCTGGACGGTACCAATGGAAG CACTGTGATGGACAGGGTCATCTCTGTTGAGTATGCACTTCGTGACGATGATGAAAAAAGGAACGGGTACAGTCCAGACAGGAGAGGAGGCCGTGATAGATCTCCTGACAGAAGGGACAACCGTGGTAGGTCGGCAAGTCCTTATGGCAGAGggcgagaaaggggcagcccagacTATGGCAGGGGCAGGGAGAGGGGCAGCCCGGACTATGGCAAGGGTGGTGCCAGAGATAGCCCTGACTATGTCCGTGGTGGAAGCCCATACGGCGGCAAAGGGGATGACAGGGCTAGCCCCAAGTATGACCGTGAACGCCGTGAAGCCAGTCCTGCCTATGACAGGCGCCGCAG CCGCTCGCCTGCAAGGTCGCCTGcaagggaagatagggactga